A window of Christiangramia forsetii KT0803 contains these coding sequences:
- a CDS encoding Dabb family protein: MKIRNLLLAVIIIISCQSLTAQKMDKKLDPSFTHVVYFWLNNPDKVEDRTAFEQSLRKFLSVSKYAKTKFIGVPAGTPRGVVDGSFTYSLILSFSSKEEQDLYQKEDAHLKFIEESEHLWKKVVVYDSVGIKKT; the protein is encoded by the coding sequence ATGAAAATTAGAAACTTGTTGCTCGCAGTAATAATCATTATTAGCTGCCAAAGTCTTACCGCCCAAAAAATGGATAAGAAACTTGATCCTAGCTTTACACATGTAGTTTATTTCTGGTTAAATAATCCCGATAAAGTTGAAGATCGCACAGCTTTTGAGCAATCTTTGAGGAAGTTCTTATCTGTGAGTAAATATGCCAAAACTAAATTTATTGGTGTGCCTGCCGGCACACCCAGGGGAGTAGTTGATGGAAGTTTTACTTATTCGCTTATCTTAAGTTTTTCATCTAAAGAAGAGCAGGATCTATATCAAAAGGAGGATGCCCATCTCAAATTCATTGAAGAGTCTGAACATCTTTGGAAAAAAGTGGTGGTCTATGATTCGGTAGGAATTAAAAAGACATAA
- a CDS encoding PEGA domain-containing protein, translating to MKNLFKILPLAAFLVLQSCATIVSGSKQTVKFNSEPKAATVYINEIPIGKTPVEKKLKRNQKYQVLIKMEGYQTYETTLSKKFNEWYIGNVIFGGLIGLVVDPITGAMYKLTPNELSSNLIPSTAVNLNDTDIHISVSMNIDPEWEQVGQLVKAE from the coding sequence ATGAAAAATCTATTTAAAATCCTTCCATTGGCAGCTTTCTTAGTTCTTCAAAGTTGTGCCACTATTGTATCGGGTTCCAAACAAACCGTAAAATTTAATTCTGAACCTAAGGCTGCTACCGTTTACATTAATGAAATTCCGATTGGGAAAACACCTGTGGAGAAGAAACTTAAACGAAATCAGAAATATCAGGTGCTTATCAAAATGGAAGGTTACCAGACTTATGAAACTACACTCTCCAAAAAATTCAATGAGTGGTATATTGGAAATGTGATTTTTGGAGGTTTAATAGGTCTTGTGGTCGACCCTATTACCGGAGCCATGTATAAGCTAACCCCGAATGAACTTAGTTCTAATTTAATCCCGTCTACTGCTGTTAATTTAAACGATACAGATATTCATATAAGCGTAAGCATGAATATAGATCCGGAATGGGAGCAGGTAGGTCAACTGGTAAAAGCTGAATAA
- a CDS encoding DUF885 domain-containing protein: MLKKIILPVFIALSLIGCKNENSESSKENDTAKVSAKFDAILNNYYEDGLKLNPISATTSGDMRYNDQFPNFLSEEYEDSLRSYYTEYREKANSINDEDLSETEKMSKEILLWECDINLASMEFKKSKYMPIDQMWSVNLFMGQLASGVGAQPFKTVEDYENWLKRVDGFLTWMNSAEENMREGMEQGYVLPASLIQKVIPQMKSMTSSNVEDHLFYGPVNNFPDNFSEEEKERLTESYKKMVQEKVIPAYKKMHSFMKDEYLPKGRESSGIADIPDGEKYYRHQIKLYTTTNMTAEEIHQLGLDEVARISKEMEKLKEEVGFEGDLKSFFNHVRENKEMMPFTKPEEVIANFEEIHETMKPNIDKLFSVTPETDFEVRRTEEFREKSASAEYNPGSLDGTRPGIFYVPIPEASSYNIYSDESLFLHEAIPGHHYQVSLTQENEELPDFRKTLWYSGYGEGWALYSESLGKALGLYTDPYQYFGTLGAEMHRAVRLVVDTGLHSKGWTREEAIQYSLENEAEPEASVISEIERYMANPGQALSYKIGQLKIQELREKAKSELGDKFDIREYHKEVLETGCVPLQLLESKIDNWIAEAK; encoded by the coding sequence ATGCTTAAAAAAATAATACTACCGGTTTTCATCGCTCTGAGCCTTATAGGCTGCAAAAATGAAAATTCAGAATCTTCAAAAGAAAATGATACAGCTAAGGTGAGCGCTAAATTCGACGCTATTCTCAATAATTATTATGAAGATGGTTTAAAGCTGAATCCAATTTCAGCAACCACGTCTGGTGACATGCGTTATAACGATCAATTCCCGAATTTTCTTTCTGAGGAATATGAAGATAGCTTAAGGAGTTATTATACCGAATACAGGGAGAAAGCAAATTCTATAAATGATGAAGATCTTAGTGAGACCGAAAAAATGAGCAAAGAAATTCTGCTTTGGGAATGTGACATAAACCTTGCTTCTATGGAATTTAAAAAATCTAAATACATGCCTATAGACCAGATGTGGTCTGTAAACCTGTTTATGGGTCAGTTAGCAAGTGGTGTTGGAGCACAACCATTTAAAACTGTGGAAGATTATGAAAACTGGCTAAAACGTGTGGATGGTTTTCTTACCTGGATGAATTCTGCTGAAGAGAATATGCGAGAAGGAATGGAACAGGGTTATGTTTTACCCGCTTCCCTCATTCAAAAAGTAATTCCGCAAATGAAATCTATGACCAGTTCTAATGTTGAAGATCACTTATTCTACGGACCTGTAAATAATTTTCCTGATAATTTTTCCGAAGAAGAAAAAGAAAGACTTACTGAAAGTTACAAGAAAATGGTTCAGGAAAAAGTGATTCCTGCCTATAAAAAAATGCATTCCTTTATGAAAGATGAATATCTTCCTAAAGGTCGTGAGTCTAGCGGAATTGCTGACATTCCTGATGGTGAGAAATATTATAGACACCAGATAAAGCTATACACCACGACCAATATGACTGCAGAAGAAATTCATCAGCTTGGGCTGGATGAAGTAGCGCGAATTTCAAAAGAAATGGAAAAATTAAAAGAAGAAGTTGGTTTTGAGGGCGATCTTAAATCATTTTTCAATCATGTTCGGGAGAATAAAGAGATGATGCCGTTTACAAAGCCTGAAGAGGTGATCGCGAATTTTGAAGAGATCCACGAGACTATGAAACCAAATATTGACAAATTGTTTAGTGTGACTCCAGAAACAGATTTTGAAGTTAGAAGAACTGAAGAGTTTCGTGAAAAATCTGCAAGTGCCGAATATAACCCGGGATCTTTAGACGGTACCAGGCCGGGAATTTTTTATGTTCCTATCCCGGAGGCATCGAGCTACAATATTTACAGTGATGAGTCTTTATTTTTGCATGAAGCGATTCCCGGGCACCACTACCAGGTTTCTTTAACTCAGGAAAATGAAGAACTGCCAGATTTCAGAAAAACCCTTTGGTATAGCGGTTATGGTGAAGGCTGGGCTTTATATTCTGAATCTTTAGGAAAGGCATTGGGACTTTATACAGATCCTTACCAGTATTTTGGTACGTTGGGAGCTGAAATGCATCGTGCTGTTCGTCTGGTAGTAGACACCGGTTTGCATAGCAAAGGCTGGACACGTGAGGAAGCCATTCAATATTCTTTGGAGAACGAGGCAGAACCTGAGGCTAGTGTGATCTCAGAAATTGAAAGATATATGGCTAATCCCGGGCAGGCGTTATCTTATAAAATAGGCCAGTTGAAAATTCAGGAGTTAAGAGAAAAAGCAAAATCTGAATTGGGCGACAAATTTGATATCAGGGAATATCATAAAGAAGTTCTTGAAACCGGTTGTGTTCCATTGCAATTATTGGAAAGTAAAATTGATAACTGGATTGCTGAAGCTAAATAA
- a CDS encoding intradiol ring-cleavage dioxygenase: MNFRIIILSCSFLFFSCAQSQEKKYQLVGGPCEGCEAVLEYGDEDLNAVDTLPEFASAENKLKITGTVYKGDGKTPAENVVLYIHHTNAEGIYPTTGKEESWAKRHGYIRGWIKTDKNGRYTFYTQVPGSYPDGRNPAHIHPFILEPDGKYYYLSAYFFDDDPLLTGHHMEDPPRGSEGVVKLQNIGNMKLIERDFILGKGIPYYK, translated from the coding sequence ATGAATTTTCGAATCATCATTTTGAGCTGCTCCTTCCTGTTCTTTTCCTGCGCCCAATCTCAGGAAAAGAAATATCAATTGGTTGGCGGGCCATGTGAAGGTTGCGAAGCTGTGCTGGAATATGGAGATGAAGATCTTAATGCTGTAGATACACTTCCTGAATTTGCTTCCGCAGAAAATAAACTGAAAATTACCGGCACTGTATATAAAGGTGATGGCAAAACTCCTGCTGAAAATGTTGTGCTTTATATTCATCATACCAATGCCGAAGGAATCTATCCCACTACTGGAAAAGAGGAGAGTTGGGCTAAAAGACATGGCTATATTCGAGGCTGGATAAAAACTGACAAAAACGGGCGTTATACTTTTTATACGCAGGTACCGGGAAGTTATCCCGATGGTAGAAATCCGGCGCATATCCATCCGTTTATTCTCGAACCTGATGGAAAGTACTATTATTTATCGGCCTATTTTTTTGATGATGATCCTTTACTGACTGGTCATCATATGGAAGATCCTCCACGTGGAAGTGAGGGAGTGGTTAAGTTGCAAAATATCGGAAATATGAAATTGATTGAACGTGATTTTATTCTTGGTAAGGGAATACCATATTATAAATAG
- a CDS encoding nuclear transport factor 2 family protein, whose product MKLLKFLPLFALLFIYSCNDAEKKETDDMDDMAEQAEIRDPAESNKQWIDSWNSNDVATLDSLTSSSAVLYMEGGSMSSDSIRAWYKNAAPMMKALKTQPEANYSGKDIAYEAGTYSYQIKGDSLNNTYNGAYTLIWKKTNNDWKLQVMNITDKASDSTATEMEEE is encoded by the coding sequence ATGAAATTATTAAAATTTTTACCGCTTTTCGCACTACTGTTTATATACAGTTGTAATGATGCTGAAAAGAAAGAAACCGATGATATGGACGATATGGCAGAACAGGCTGAAATTCGTGATCCTGCAGAATCAAACAAGCAATGGATAGATTCCTGGAATAGCAATGATGTCGCTACCCTGGACAGCCTTACCTCTTCTTCTGCCGTACTATATATGGAGGGAGGGAGTATGAGTAGTGATAGCATCCGGGCGTGGTATAAAAATGCAGCCCCTATGATGAAAGCACTTAAAACACAGCCTGAAGCAAACTATTCCGGAAAGGATATTGCCTATGAGGCCGGGACTTATAGTTATCAGATCAAAGGAGATAGTTTGAATAACACCTATAATGGCGCTTATACTCTAATTTGGAAAAAAACTAATAATGACTGGAAATTGCAGGTGATGAATATCACCGATAAAGCATCAGATTCAACAGCTACTGAAATGGAAGAAGAATAA